The DNA window GCGTCATCGCGTACCAGCGGCCGTTCTCCTCCTCGCGGAAGACCCCGCTGTCTTCCCGCGCCTTCGCTCGGCCCGAGTACTCGACGTGGAGCGTGACGACGCCTGGCTCCAGGGGCTCGCGCGGGAGGAAGGTGAGCAGGTCCTCCCCCACGGGCAGGGCCTCGACGGAGACGCGGGACTCACCCACCATGACGTGGGCGCTCGTCACGGTCAGCTCCGTGCCGTGCAGCCACAGGGCGCGCGTGCGCTCGGACAGCGACAGCTCCACGTCCACGGTGCCCCGGAACTGCTCCTGGCGCGGGTCCACCTCCAGCATCACCGCCTGCCGCGTGGGCCGAACGTGCCCCTCCAGCCGCAGACCCGGAGGCGTGAGGATACTGGTGTCCTCGACGGGAGGAGGAACGGCGCGCGCGCGCGGCCCCGCGGGAGAGGCCGGCTGGGCGACTTCGCGGGGGCCTCCCGCGCACCCCATGAGGAGGCACGTGAGCAGGAGGCTGGTGGCCGCGCCAAGGTGACCGCACCGCATCAGGGAAGCTCCGTCCGCCCTGTATCGGGCGACTCGAGACCTTGGCCATTCCACCACCGCCGCAGCGGCGGCGGTAGCTTCAGCCTCCGGTGACGGGGAACGCGGCGAGCAGCTCGAGGAGGGCGGGTCCGTAGAGCTTCAGTCGCTTGTCACCCAGGTACGGCACCCGGCCGAGCTCCTCCAGGTCGCGCGGTGGCTGCGAGAGCAGCGCGTCCATCAGCGGATTGGTGAGAATCACGCTGGGGGTCACCTTGCGCTCGGTCGCCTTCTCCACGCGGAAGGCCTTGAGGGCGTCCTCGCGCTTGCGGCGGTTGGTGTCCTTGGGGCCCTTGTTCTCGCGCTCCGGTTGCAGCTCTCCGTTGCGCGCCTTCTCCTGCTGCTCGCGGAGGATGGCGAGGACCTCGTCGCCGTGCGTGCGCACGAAGGAGCCTCGCACGCCGGCCGCGCGCGCCAGGTCCCTGGGCGTGGAGGGCAGCCGCGTGGCGATATCCGCGATGGCCATGTTGGAGAGCATGCGCCCCATGGGCACGTTCTCCTTCTCCGCCCACTCCAGCCGCTTCCTGTGCAGCGCGTGGGCGATGGCGTTGGCCAGTGTCATCTGCGCGGGGGACAGCCCGGAGCGGGGCAGCTTGGGCTTGAAGTCCGCGCCCACGTCGGGACGCGCCACGGCTTCGTCACACAGCCGCTCGCAGTCCAGCTCCACCTCTTCCAGGATGCCGGCCTCGCGCGTGGCCTCGCGCACCTGCCGCCCCAGCTCACAGAGGTAGCGCACGTCGTTGGCGATGTAGTCGCGCATGCCCGGGGGCAGGGGACGCAGCGAGAAGTCCGACTGTTGGTGCTCCTTGGGCAGCTCCACGCCCAGCTTCTCCCGGGCGATATCCGCCAGGCCCACCTTCGGCCAGCCCAGCAGGGTGGCGGCCCGGTGGGTATCGAACAGACCCCGCACCCGCACCCCCGCTTCCGCCAGGAACTGCAAGTCCCCCTGGGCGGCGTGGAAGTACTTGGGACGGCCTGGCTCCCCCATCAGTGGGGCGAGCAGCCGGGCTTCCACGCCCGGCTGGAGCGTATCGAGGAGAAAGACGTCGCTGTCGGTGGCGACCTGGAGGAAGCACAGCCGGGCTCGGAAGGCGTGCATGGAGTCGGCCTCCAGGTCCACGGCCAGCTCCCGCGCCAGCTCCAGCTTCCCGAGAGCGCTCTGGGCCCCCTCGGCATCGACCACGTCCACGGCACCCTGTGGGTAGGTTGGCATCGAGCTGGGCAGGCTAGCGGACCGGACCGCCTGAATGACGTGTTTTTTCCCGGGCCGCCGCTAGGATGGCCACGCCGATGAACGACGTCCAGCGCCTGGAAAAGAGTCTGCTTGGCCACATGGGCCGAGCCATCGCGGACCACCGCCTCATCGAGGCCGGGGACCGCATCATGGTGGGTGTGTCCGGAGGCAAGGACTCCTACACCATGCTCTACCTCCTCCGGGAGCTTCAGCGCCGCGCGCCAGTGAAGTTCGACTTGCTCGCGGTGAACCTGGACCAGGGGCACCCGGGGTTCCCGGGCCACATCCTGGAGGAGTACTTCCAGCGGGAGGGCTACCCCTACAAGCTCCTGAAGGAGGACACGTACAGCATCGTCCT is part of the Myxococcus landrumus genome and encodes:
- a CDS encoding ribonuclease D, with the protein product MPTYPQGAVDVVDAEGAQSALGKLELARELAVDLEADSMHAFRARLCFLQVATDSDVFLLDTLQPGVEARLLAPLMGEPGRPKYFHAAQGDLQFLAEAGVRVRGLFDTHRAATLLGWPKVGLADIAREKLGVELPKEHQQSDFSLRPLPPGMRDYIANDVRYLCELGRQVREATREAGILEEVELDCERLCDEAVARPDVGADFKPKLPRSGLSPAQMTLANAIAHALHRKRLEWAEKENVPMGRMLSNMAIADIATRLPSTPRDLARAAGVRGSFVRTHGDEVLAILREQQEKARNGELQPERENKGPKDTNRRKREDALKAFRVEKATERKVTPSVILTNPLMDALLSQPPRDLEELGRVPYLGDKRLKLYGPALLELLAAFPVTGG